Proteins encoded by one window of Rhodamnia argentea isolate NSW1041297 chromosome 6, ASM2092103v1, whole genome shotgun sequence:
- the LOC125315354 gene encoding DNA topoisomerase 1-like yields MEAEPCSGRSSVVNKKRKRKRAKSNRNVSDLGMDKESYFPENNSSVNVIISLPSPPDSSSALENSEAQPCNGLNPLPAKRKKKKRKQKRKIQETSTTQGDTGAEVPYNFLQVNDPEVNNDITRSSGVSRQSLEHEKVRPTGETNCHTVKQKRRKEKKKLWKRKKKEAKSKENVSGKSDTLAEIPNNVSQVAELDENILKEFSSTCGKQTDIEKNMCLSEKEEVHGEAHTKETSSHSDEARVSHLSDAKPEQVEERIQATSTTKAPMGIFDFFLSLSTS; encoded by the coding sequence ATGGAGGCAGAGCCGTGCAGCGGTAGGAGCTCAGTAGtgaacaagaagagaaaaaggaagagggcaAAGAGTAATAGAAATGTTTCGGATCTTGGGATGGATAAAGAGAGTTACTTTCCAGAGAATAATTCGTCGGTGAACGTGATTATATCCTTACCTTCCCCACCTGATTCCAGCTCAGCCCTGGAGAATTCGGAAGCTCAGCCATGCAATGGATTAAATCCTTTACCtgcaaagagaaagaagaagaaaaggaagcagAAAAGAAAGATCCAGGAAACAAGCACTACTCAAGGTGATACTGGTGCAGAAGTCCCATATAATTTCCTGCAAGTTAATGATCCGGAAGTTAACAATGATATAACACGCTCCTCTGGCGTTTCCCGTCAAAGTTTGGAGCATGAGAAGGTCCGACCAACCGGTGAAACAAACTGCCATACCGTAAAgcaaaagagaaggaaggagaagaaaaagttgtggaagagaaagaaaaaggaggcaAAATCCAAGGAGAATGTATCTGGGAAGAGTGATACGCTTGCTGAAATCCCAAATAATGTTTCGCAAGTTGCTGAATTGGATGAAAATATTCTGAAGGAATTTTCCTCTACCTGTGGTAAGCAAACTGACATTGAGAAGAATATGTGTTtatcagaaaaagaagaagttcatGGAGAAGCTCATACTAAAGAGACTTCCTCACATTCTGACGAAGCTCGTGTCTCTCATCTTTCAGATGCTAAACCAGAACAAGTAGAAGAAAGAATACAAGCTACATCAACGACCAAGGCTCCCATGGGAATCTTCGATTTTTTTCTCAGCCTTTCAACTAGTTGA